The DNA sequence GTTCCTTATTAATtagcaaattttaattcagGCTAAGAGATTGAATCTGAacctaattttatatttgttaccTGGGCTTAATGATCGATTCTGTTTATAATCTTTTCAGTAGTTTAATACAACCTTATAGAATAGTTTCTTGGTTTATAGTAGATCGTCTTGGAAAACTCTGAGTTGACACTTAAAAGTGTTTAGTATATATCTAACCTTTGTAGTGATCAGTTGCCCACCACCTTGTAGCGGTGAAAGTTTAATACCTCAAGTTGGTATCAAATTGACATGTACTCTTTTGCTTGAGGTATGTGTTAGATCACGGCGTACTCTGATGGTCTTGTTAAAGTGTTCGAGCTCCCAGATCCGTTGGATTTAAAGAATTGGCAACTTCAGGTGATTTTTCGTACTTATATTTTCTAATTGTGCACCACCCGACCCGTCTACGGTAGCGCTTGCTActccttttttcttttgttggCGAACCAATAAATCTAATTTGTCTTAACATAATCTTCACCTGTTAATATTTTGTGCCTTTGTATAATGGTGCTCTTAGCTCAAGGGTATATGTAATATGTTTCATTCCTTTTTTTTTGTAGGCTGAATTTCAAAATGTTATTGATTCAGTTGCTAAATTTGGGAAGGTGGTAAGCTTGTCTGCCTCTATTTCTTGGAATCCACAAAGAGGCGAACAACAATCAAGCTTTGCTATAGGGTTTAATTCCGACATTCCACTATTAAATTCCACTAAGGTATGTTTGTCATTGTATTAagtttgtatattattatgtatgTATCAAAACTTAAGTCATTGAAAGTAATAAAAAAGATTTAGCTACTGGAAACTCTCAAATGGAATACTACTTAAAAATTACAGGACTAGTTATGTGTATGATCGTTCTAACCGCATAAGTTTTCATTTCAGATCCTTCACTAGGCTATAGgcttttaacttttaagtgaCTAAACTAGCTTTGCACCTAAGTGCACAAAAATTGCGTAAGCATAGAAACTTGAAGCTATGAATCATTAGGCCTTTCACCATCTATTTGTCCGCCAGTGTACCCAATGTGCATGTAGAATTCATAGTGTCCACTTGATGGCTTTTTACTACATGATATGCACAGAAAAGTTCAAAGTAGCAAACTGTAAGTTGTGCAACTTCATCATTCGATATAATAGCAAGTCCGGTGCTAGATGCaaaattgctataatatagTATCAAAAGGTGTTTTTGGTGAATAAAAGTTTCACTTAAATGCTGGTTTCAATTAGCCAACTCTTTTAAATTTGACCCAATTCAATATCCTTTTGGTATTGGTGATGTATGTTGCAATAGTTATTTATCTCTTCTGCTCCCTTTGTAGTTATTGAtgggtttcaaatatagaatcaAGGATGCATTTTTACAtatttgcatccaaatataaaACCCCTtcggagtttttttttttttttttttcctttcttttttggCATTTGGTGCCAAAATATAGCATTCtactggacttgctctaacttcACAGGTTTTAAGGAAAAATTGGAGTTTCATGCAACCACTCAAGATCAAACAGAACTAGgtttacaaatttattaatactagcctttaacccgtgcaaagcacgggcgggtatataattcgtaatttattaattataatttaaattttaacactattttattagtattttagtattaatgaattggattttagttaaattatattaaccaactgattatatcttctaacggaaatttagctttcacaatttatattattcaattaattttaaatcaaaattttcatatttcatatatcttcatatgttacgtgatggttcgtgtttgtaacgaaatagaacacgttagagttaaatttcgagtaaaatatgttataattaaaaagtagcgtctctaattatttatatgtattttagacaaaagatattaaaaattgtatatttataattacttataCATTTGtctataagtattttttaatattaatatatgttattaacagtagtttcacctttttcaactaattataaattatatttaataagatattaatatacataaggagtgtttttagtatataaaactgtttaatagatatctgcatgttgtagacttttagttttataggagagtaccaaaccaaaattttgtacgactacaaattatactcatgttggctttttatagtatagtatagatttatcCGTCAGTAAGAATTCAATTCAACAAGTTTGGCACAAGAAAATTGATTTAAGATTCAATGTTCAAAATCAAATAGAACTGGCATCAGTGGATTCAGTCATTTGTATTGCGTGAAGCATTCCATTTCTACATGTGGCAGCAATGATAGAGGTTTTACTCAAGATACTTAGCTAGGTAGTTAATACTTCGTGATTAGTATTTATTATTTGGAATTATTTTCACTTATATATGTGTTGCCAAAAATCTTGAtcagttaaaaataaaatctagaaGTTTAAGTTCCTATTGCTCATGAAAATTCTTGCAATgtaagattttaaaataattgaagCTTTCAGACTTTGTTTTCCATTTTTATtcctatttaatttataatctgTCTTATTTTGTTTTTGCTCTAGACTCGATAtgattatgataataataatgtagataagtatatgtgttttcatctatttttttaattattgttgAATTACTATATGTGATTTAGTTTTGTTTGTGACTTGATATTTGTTAATAGGTAATAATATAATGTAagcttatatttttttataatgctTATTCAAATAATAATGACCTTTTATTTGTTTAAAAGAATTCATACACATGTATTATTATACATTCTTCTGGCTTAAGTAACTTGAAAATCATATCATCTTAACTATCTAACTTCACACCTAATTAACTGGACCCTAGCTTATATAGGTTTCTTCAATATGGCTAATCTGTCTCTCttttaaggtttttttttttttttgaaagtatcTTTTAAGGTTTTTAATCTCCCCAAAACCGAACTCgtcaatttttattttgaggCATTTTCTTAAGATTTGTAACTGCGTGTTTATCTCTAATATTGTTAATGTTTTTCCTTGATTTGAATGGTAAAATCTAGtcttttatatttgatcatTTAGGTTGTAGACATGCTTGTAATAATGTAATTCCTTGTTGCCGAACAATTAATAGCTTGGAAGCAtgcttaaaatttttaaagcCCTATGGCTATCTCTTGGATCCCAGAAGCTCAATGATATATGATGTGTAACTTCCTGAGAGAGATTTGCAGGTTTGGGAATTTGATCTTGATCATCAGAGATGGCTTCCAGTTGCTGAATTAGCTCTGGCTAATGACAAGGGTGATCCAGTTTACACAGTTTCTTGGGCACCGAATATTGGCAGGTAGGACCATTTACAGTTTACAATATAATCCACTAATCATACAATTACTTCCTGAAGACATCAAACACGGCCTGTACTTAAATTTTAGGTTTTTGAAATCATTTTGGATTCACACTTGACATATATCTTATCTTTCCCAACCCAATCAGCACATtatggccctgtttgggaattagcggttagctgttagcggattgaattagatgttttgactagctgatttaaatagatgttttgactagcggattgaattagcggtttcttgtaaaactgtttgataaatagctgtttgatgagctttttgtgacacatacccaaaccgctaacccaaaaagctcctcaaactagctttttaaaaattagctttttgagcccaaacctctatttcaatccgctaactaccaaacactaacattagcggattgaaatggtcaaacctctaaaacacccaaaacctctaattttaccccaaacctctaacttccaaacacccCCTATATCTGTTACTGTTACTGCTGCTTATTTGTTTTTCCAAATAGAAGAAAACaaacattcaaaaaaatttCCTGTAAATATGTAAGACTGAAATTGAATAATTTCTGAACAGGCCGTATGAGATTGTAGCTACCGCCACCAACAAGGGTATTGCAATATGGCATATTGGCGTGGACGCTAATCAGGTGGGAAGGCTCTCAGTGGAGAAAGTAGCACTATTGTCTGGTCATGAGGGCGGGGTATGCATTCTATTTTCTGCCAGTATACTAGTAGTAAAAAAGCTGCAGGGTTTGAGGAAAAAAGTACCTAATTGGTATGCAGAGTGCATGTCGTTAAGAGGCATGaacaatatattttgtttattctaAATAAACAATGCTATAACATGGTTTAACATTCCTTTTGTTCCTTCTAAGTGGAATGTTCCTcaagttttttgtttttatttggaGAGTTATTGTATGTTTTTTGGCTGGGTATCAAGCtgagattttaacaatcaactTAATTTTGTTTAGGCATGGCAGATGGAGTGGGATATGAGTGGGATGACACTAGCAACTACCGGGGATGATGGAAGGGTTAGGTTGTGGCAGTCCAATTTAAATGGAGTTTGGCATGAACAGGCTGCTATTCAACCCACCACTTAGCATAACTATTAAGACACGAGAAGACATTGTAAAAATGCTGATAATTTGTAACAATGTTTTGTCGGAAGGGGTGTTTGTAGAAGAAATAGTATGCCTACATTTCAGTTTTATTACTGGTAATgtctattaatattttatcaattgacaaaataaaaaaaaatatgttactggaaataacttttaatcatgtaattttcggtttttaaaaataatgaaaaagtaatttataatctttggtcaaaacttatTCAATTTGAACAACATAATAagaatagaaatgtgacaagtGAAAAAGAcggagaaaatattttattatcagtCAGTTTTGCATATTCCTTCTATTAGTAATACATATAACCTTTAATATAGCCCAGCGGAGCGGTCAACAATACTAGTACAGCATATAGTGCAGAATCATTTTGTCAAAGATGTGAAATATGTTGTTGTCTACtgcatttatattttaagaCTGATGGGCATGAGGGTGACCTAAGGGTGTTGCCTGAGGTTAAAAGAAATAGTAAAAGGGTTATATTTACAGATTTACCCCTATAAATTGTAACATACTAATATGTGATAACcaattagagcaagtccaagagaagcCCTATAACTTgtcttaagttataatttaaggcacttgatgaaaaatgttgatccaaaagtgtcctagtgatgccttatatcactaggacaatctCTTCAAGCCCTATTAATAGGGcacctctctccttgccctatccaatattttaatataaaattttatatccaccctctttctctctctaatttatattgtgttttaatgatgaaaagaagactttaataataaaatattaaacatatattgaaaataaggcacattgttggagttgaacttaCATAaccatgtcctaaatcactaggacatcatattttatattatatttggggctctaactaggacattgttggacttgctcttacaacGTTAATTTGATTCACTAATGAATTCGTTTGATGATCATTCTAAATTCTGAACTCAAAACATATTCGGATATGAATGATGAGATTGGATACTGCTAAATTCTTCGCTGTGCTGTGCTGTTGCTGACTTGCTGCATTCTGAAATAGCGTTTGAGCATAAAATCTTACTAGCTTGTTTGAAGTAATCCTACAGAGTCCATATTATTACAGACATTTTTGATTGGATATGCCTTTTAGTAGTCTACATTATCAAAATTACTACCATGTCAACCCCTGACCCTTGACCTAGCATATTGAAATTTATGTTACTTTACAAGCTTCTTCTCTATGCAAGCCATCAGGGTTCTCACAACTAACTCATCAAGATTTTGAAGTTGAATTACTAGAAAAATCCTGGTGTATCAAATGGAAATTTCAGATCAAGATCCGCGTGATCAATCTGGAAGTCCAAGTCCAGTATCGGAGAGTTGCTGGTTGATGTGTTTGCTGATATTATCTCGTTATGATCAGACTCTGGAAACTGTCCAAAGCTGTTCATCTGGTAAGGCGAAACAGAGAAGTAGCTTGATCCAGATGTGGCCGGAGAAATGAACGACGGAGAGAAATTCCCCATCACATTCTCATTAACCAGTTGTGAAAACGAAGACAGTTGGGCCTCACCTGTCAGATTTTCGATCCCTTGAGGAAAAGAGAAGGAATCCGAGGCTTCCTTCTTATGCAAGTCCTCTGTTTCAACTCTTAGATTTTCTCTAAAGTTAATAAGCACATCGTTCGTTGGTTCTTGattatgatgatgataatgataatgGCTCTCGTGCTTTAGTTCTTGATTCTCCGGTGTTGCTGGTGGAACTGAGTTGTTCGCCTGGAGGCAGGTATGTTTTCCTTTGTAAGTGATTTCAAATATTGTGGGATCATTATCTGATCTTTGAACTTGCTTTGTGGCATAACACATTTGAGTGTTCCTGTATGTGCATCTGTAATAGCTTctgcaaaatcaacaaattgCCATAAGTTTTACAGTATTACTTAAACATCTAGAAATATTTACCAAATCGTGTACTGAATGATTTGGTGACAGTACGCCATTtggtaaatatttaaataaatgtcaCGGTGACCCACGTTCACATCAACATTCGATACACCACTTACGTGTTTGTTTTGCTAATTTTTCCGTTAAAAGATACCATATCATGAGTATTATAGTAGAATCTAACTCTCACCTTGGATGAGTAGCTCCAAGAATGTCCTTTTGTCCGTACTTCCTCCAACTATATCCATCTTCAGCAGAGCTTTCCACTCCATTCTCAAAATAAATCCTCACATGGTCTTTCCATGTAGGCAATGCCTTTCTGCAATACACCAAAGAGAAACAACTTCAGACAAATTCCCACattaaatctaaaaaaaacTGCATAAAAAAAACCATGGACTAATAGCTGAAATGCACTAAGAATCACCTCTTCTTGGAAACATCCTGGTGATGATCCTTAAATTCCCCTGGACTCCCCTCAGTCGAAATCGGAGACTGCGGCAGACTGACCATGGCTGGCACAGCCTGAGCCTGCACTGCTGAGGACTCACTCCAGTTAAGAAGCAACAAAGCATTGTCATAAGAAGAAAGAATCCTCTGCAGCAGCCTCTGATGAGTATCTGGTGATGAAGTTGATGAGCTCAAGTGAAACTTTAGCTGCCTAGCTACTTCCATTCCTTGGATCAGCTCATTGGCAATAGTACTCTTCTCCCAGTTACAAGCACTccccattttcaaaaaaaaaataaaatttttttttagctCAAATGAGTGGACTTTTCACAacaatatcataaaatttcaagttcttaaatattttttttttttagtggaATAGAGGGAAAAGAATGAGTTGGGCTATGAGTGAAAGTTGAGATGAAGCAGAAGAGTGAAGGAAAAATGGTATATAAAGAGATGCAATTTAAGCTTTGACTGAAATATGTTGTTAGTAAGAGTGTTGAAGGTTGACTGAGAAACCgagttttttttgttaaactaGTCTTTGATAGTACGAGTGGTTTTGATGGTTTGATGAGATAGCACGAGAGGGCCCTGCTGACCAATTCAATTCTAACGTATCATGCATTCAGCATATGTTTTATAATGCCCTTTTACAACTAGACTATTGTTAATTAAGCCGCGTGGTTCATCAACATTATA is a window from the Daucus carota subsp. sativus chromosome 8, DH1 v3.0, whole genome shotgun sequence genome containing:
- the LOC108197477 gene encoding protein SEH1, which translates into the protein MEKALLTLEKGTISSAWNYCGQRFATGSVNGTLTIFDSVDPSSSSFTLTSKSKVHDTSIVKVVWVPPEYGDAVACIFSDGGFSIWEEVAEDPEHVQWVLCKSFEGNSNQAQVLDIEFGVFLNSLKLITAYSDGLVKVFELPDPLDLKNWQLQAEFQNVIDSVAKFGKVVSLSASISWNPQRGEQQSSFAIGFNSDIPLLNSTKVWEFDLDHQRWLPVAELALANDKGDPVYTVSWAPNIGRPYEIVATATNKGIAIWHIGVDANQVGRLSVEKVALLSGHEGGAWQMEWDMSGMTLATTGDDGRVRLWQSNLNGVWHEQAAIQPTT
- the LOC108197514 gene encoding probable WRKY transcription factor 53 gives rise to the protein MGSACNWEKSTIANELIQGMEVARQLKFHLSSSTSSPDTHQRLLQRILSSYDNALLLLNWSESSAVQAQAVPAMVSLPQSPISTEGSPGEFKDHHQDVSKKRKALPTWKDHVRIYFENGVESSAEDGYSWRKYGQKDILGATHPRSYYRCTYRNTQMCYATKQVQRSDNDPTIFEITYKGKHTCLQANNSVPPATPENQELKHESHYHYHHHNQEPTNDVLINFRENLRVETEDLHKKEASDSFSFPQGIENLTGEAQLSSFSQLVNENVMGNFSPSFISPATSGSSYFSVSPYQMNSFGQFPESDHNEIISANTSTSNSPILDLDFQIDHADLDLKFPFDTPGFF